The Clostridioides sp. ES-S-0010-02 genome window below encodes:
- a CDS encoding EAL domain-containing protein gives MLGDAKNNRQGLSIIAIISILVVTISCLIYGSKLNKTLGEETNQYLSEIANQSVNVLKKQINGDIKLLQSISICIEGEKSFELDNIISILKRESVNSSFKRMGVILPDGMAYTTDGYVEDFSKRDYFSKSMQGEVVITGKLKDVIKDHKDINVYSVPIYKGNKIIGVIFATHSTKLYEKILSVPTFNGKGYSYIANSNGDIVLNPSSKNANSNMENLFSYINKSNALSKSTLNDMKLNIKNSKSGSLSYNMSGKGYYLSYAPIGINDWYLFSEVPRTAVSEKSYAIIKLTLSACIVLIVIFTSLIIYILIMQKKSKERLEEFAFKDSITGIGNSNKFNLEGGKFLSTHEKKNLVLIYFDIDKFKLVNDRFGYEEGDRVLRKIAEMIENMFKEESVFSRISNDNFAIIFEKKKDKESVIEICEIMRKKLSMIKTSLDVELNLIPSIGVYFIEEGETNISTCLDKAMIAKTTVKRKYLKVYEIYAENLKETLIEERDIEQEMHDALKNEQFKVYLQPKIELSTGKIVGSEALVRWQHPKKGLISPGVFIPIFEKNGFITELDMFVFIQVCKNFKRWENEGLPRFPISVNLSRVHLENPDFIEKFENIAKEYDIEPNLIEIELTESAIFDNTKMLFKIMQNLKSVGFKISMDDFGSGYSSLNMLKDMPIDVLKLDRQFFITVEDTKKSQIVVSSIVQMAKQLDIKVVSEGVETLEQAEFLRFIGCDMAQGFLFAKPMPIEEYEKLILNRNDIEGMSTN, from the coding sequence ATGTTGGGTGATGCAAAAAATAATAGGCAGGGTTTGTCCATAATTGCTATCATAAGTATCTTAGTAGTTACAATTTCCTGTTTGATTTATGGTTCAAAGTTGAATAAGACACTAGGTGAGGAAACGAATCAATATCTTTCAGAAATAGCAAATCAAAGTGTCAATGTGTTAAAAAAACAAATTAATGGCGATATAAAATTGTTACAATCAATTTCAATATGTATTGAAGGAGAAAAATCTTTTGAATTGGACAATATTATTTCAATACTTAAAAGAGAATCTGTAAATAGTTCATTTAAAAGAATGGGTGTTATTCTACCAGATGGTATGGCATATACTACAGATGGTTATGTAGAAGATTTTTCTAAGAGAGATTATTTTTCCAAGTCAATGCAAGGAGAAGTAGTCATAACAGGTAAGTTAAAAGATGTAATAAAAGATCATAAAGACATTAATGTGTACTCTGTACCAATTTATAAGGGGAACAAGATTATTGGTGTTATATTTGCTACACATAGTACAAAGTTATATGAAAAGATACTCTCTGTACCAACTTTTAATGGAAAAGGATATTCTTATATAGCTAATAGTAATGGTGATATTGTTTTAAATCCAAGTAGCAAAAACGCAAACTCTAATATGGAAAATTTATTTTCATATATAAATAAAAGTAATGCCTTATCAAAATCTACTCTTAATGATATGAAGTTAAATATAAAAAATTCTAAATCAGGTTCATTAAGTTATAATATGTCTGGAAAAGGATATTATTTAAGTTATGCTCCAATAGGAATTAATGATTGGTATCTTTTTTCTGAAGTTCCTAGAACTGCTGTATCTGAAAAATCATATGCTATTATAAAACTTACACTATCAGCATGTATAGTTTTAATTGTGATATTTACATCATTAATAATTTATATCTTGATTATGCAAAAAAAGAGTAAGGAAAGGTTAGAAGAATTTGCGTTTAAAGACAGTATTACAGGAATTGGAAATTCAAATAAATTTAATCTGGAAGGTGGTAAATTTTTATCCACTCATGAGAAAAAAAATCTAGTTTTAATTTATTTTGATATAGATAAATTTAAGTTAGTAAATGATAGATTTGGATATGAAGAGGGAGATCGAGTATTAAGAAAAATTGCAGAGATGATTGAAAATATGTTTAAAGAAGAGTCTGTATTTTCAAGAATTTCAAATGATAATTTTGCTATAATATTTGAAAAAAAGAAGGATAAAGAATCAGTTATAGAGATATGTGAAATTATGCGTAAAAAATTATCTATGATAAAAACTAGCTTAGATGTAGAACTTAATCTGATACCATCTATAGGAGTGTATTTTATTGAAGAGGGAGAAACAAATATATCTACTTGTCTTGATAAGGCTATGATTGCAAAGACTACAGTAAAAAGAAAATACTTAAAAGTGTATGAAATTTATGCTGAGAATTTAAAGGAAACTCTTATAGAAGAACGTGATATTGAGCAAGAGATGCACGATGCTTTAAAAAATGAACAATTTAAGGTGTATTTGCAACCTAAAATTGAATTATCTACAGGTAAAATAGTAGGTTCTGAAGCTCTTGTACGTTGGCAACATCCAAAAAAGGGATTAATAAGTCCAGGTGTGTTTATTCCTATTTTTGAAAAGAATGGTTTTATAACAGAATTGGATATGTTTGTATTTATTCAAGTTTGTAAAAACTTTAAACGTTGGGAAAATGAAGGCTTACCTAGATTTCCTATATCAGTAAATTTATCAAGAGTACATCTTGAAAATCCAGACTTTATAGAAAAGTTTGAAAACATTGCAAAAGAATATGATATTGAACCAAATTTAATTGAAATTGAACTAACAGAGAGTGCAATATTTGATAATACAAAAATGTTATTTAAAATAATGCAGAATTTAAAATCTGTAGGATTTAAAATATCTATGGATGATTTTGGCTCAGGGTATTCTTCTTTAAATATGCTTAAAGATATGCCAATTGATGTATTGAAATTAGATAGACAATTTTTTATAACAGTAGAAGATACAAAAAAGAGTCAAATTGTGGTTTCAAGCATTGTTCAGATGGCAAAGCAACTTGATATAAAAGTTGTTTCAGAGGGAGTTGAAACCTTAGAACAAGCAGAGTTTTTAAGATTTATAGGATGTGATATGGCTCAAGGCTTTTTATTTGCAAAACCAATGCCAATAGAAGAATACGAAAAGTTGATATTAAATAGGAATGATATTGAAGGTATGAGTACAAATTAA
- a CDS encoding UDP-N-acetylmuramoyl-L-alanyl-D-glutamate--2,6-diaminopimelate ligase has translation MKLNDIIQGLDIISVKGELNIDINSVQYDSRKVTEGTLFVCIKGFVSDGHKYIKDAINKGAKAFIVEEDVDIKGYTFIKVKNTREDMAKIADNFYNHPSQKFNVIGVTGTNGKTSITTILNEILTLNKNKVGLIGTIKIFDGEKDIISNSTTPESIDLQYHFNNMLNNGCDYCAMEVSSHSLALNRVDETDFKLGIFTNLTPDHLDFHKDLEDYRKAKEKLFFKTTMANIINMDDEGGKKIYENIKDIDVPCYTYGVETNADFMARDIKSDSDGVSYRLITPSYEEVIFIPVPGMFTVYNTLAVIAACYVLGIPKPVYKEGLRLSNGVSGRFETVPNDKGISVIVDYAHTPDALENVLKTTQQFAEGKIISVFGCGGDRDTEKRPLMGAIGQKYSDICIVTSDNPRTEEPEAIIKDILEGIDKEKKNYHVVADRKQAIEEAISMAKKDDVVIITGKGHENYQIIGKVKHHFDDKEIANECLSKM, from the coding sequence ATGAAATTAAATGATATTATACAGGGGTTGGATATAATCAGTGTCAAAGGTGAATTAAATATAGATATTAATAGTGTACAATATGATTCAAGAAAGGTTACAGAAGGTACATTATTTGTATGTATAAAAGGATTTGTGTCAGATGGTCATAAATATATAAAAGATGCTATAAACAAAGGAGCAAAAGCTTTTATTGTTGAAGAAGATGTAGACATAAAAGGGTATACGTTTATAAAAGTAAAAAATACAAGAGAAGATATGGCAAAGATAGCTGACAATTTTTATAATCATCCATCACAAAAATTTAATGTTATAGGAGTTACAGGTACTAACGGAAAAACTAGTATAACTACTATACTAAATGAAATATTAACTTTGAATAAAAATAAAGTTGGTCTTATTGGTACTATAAAAATATTTGATGGTGAAAAAGACATTATTTCTAATTCAACAACTCCAGAAAGTATAGATTTACAATATCATTTTAATAATATGTTAAACAATGGATGTGATTACTGTGCTATGGAAGTTTCATCACACTCATTAGCATTAAATAGAGTTGATGAAACAGACTTTAAACTAGGAATATTCACAAACTTAACACCAGACCATTTAGATTTTCACAAAGATTTAGAAGACTATAGAAAAGCTAAAGAAAAATTGTTTTTTAAGACTACTATGGCAAACATAATAAATATGGATGATGAGGGTGGTAAAAAGATATACGAAAATATAAAAGATATAGATGTTCCTTGTTACACATATGGAGTTGAAACTAATGCTGATTTTATGGCTAGAGATATAAAATCAGATTCAGATGGTGTATCTTATAGATTAATAACTCCTTCTTATGAAGAAGTTATATTTATACCAGTTCCAGGAATGTTTACAGTATATAATACTTTAGCTGTTATAGCTGCTTGTTATGTACTTGGCATACCTAAACCAGTATATAAAGAAGGTCTTAGACTTTCTAATGGAGTATCAGGAAGATTTGAAACTGTACCAAACGATAAAGGTATAAGTGTAATTGTTGATTATGCTCATACTCCTGACGCACTTGAGAATGTATTAAAGACAACACAACAATTTGCAGAAGGAAAAATAATTTCTGTATTTGGATGTGGTGGAGATAGAGATACTGAAAAGAGACCTTTAATGGGTGCTATTGGACAAAAATATTCTGATATATGTATTGTAACTTCTGATAATCCAAGAACTGAAGAACCAGAAGCAATAATAAAGGATATACTTGAAGGAATAGATAAGGAAAAGAAAAATTATCATGTTGTTGCTGATAGAAAGCAAGCTATAGAAGAAGCTATAAGTATGGCAAAGAAAGATGATGTTGTAATTATAACAGGTAAAGGGCATGAAAATTACCAAATAATAGGTAAGGTTAAGCATCATTTTGATGATAAAGAGATTGCCAATGAATGTTTAAGTAAAATGTAA
- a CDS encoding PRD domain-containing protein, producing the protein MIIQQIYNNNVVLVLDENQKKELILTGCGIGFQKKKGQEVDKSKIERTFVTQDESFIDKIGKLASQVDEKFFEVSTEVIAHAEGILNTELYEYIYVALTDHIAFAIKRYHENINIKNDLLHEIKRIHKKEYEIGKWAVDYINKEFNVEFPLDEAGFIAMHIVNSNYKGSSKESLLITKIVKDILNIIRYYYRVEFKEDDINYDRLLTHLKFFANRLVKREELNDTNNDIVDIIKIKYEKDYNCAYKIKTHVEKNYEYYVSQDELLYLTLHIKRVISVLNS; encoded by the coding sequence ATGATTATTCAACAAATTTACAATAATAATGTTGTGTTAGTTTTAGATGAAAACCAAAAAAAAGAATTAATACTAACAGGATGTGGAATAGGATTTCAAAAAAAGAAAGGTCAAGAAGTAGATAAAAGTAAAATCGAAAGAACCTTTGTAACACAAGATGAAAGTTTTATAGATAAAATTGGAAAATTAGCAAGCCAGGTTGATGAGAAGTTTTTTGAAGTGAGTACAGAGGTAATTGCTCATGCAGAAGGCATTTTAAATACTGAACTTTATGAGTACATATATGTAGCACTTACTGACCATATTGCATTTGCAATTAAAAGATATCATGAAAATATAAATATAAAAAATGATTTACTACATGAAATAAAAAGAATTCACAAAAAAGAATACGAGATTGGAAAATGGGCTGTAGATTATATAAATAAAGAATTTAATGTAGAGTTTCCTTTAGATGAGGCAGGATTTATAGCTATGCACATAGTAAATTCAAATTATAAAGGCAGTTCAAAGGAATCCCTGTTAATTACTAAAATTGTAAAAGACATACTAAATATTATAAGATATTATTATAGAGTTGAGTTTAAAGAAGATGATATAAATTATGATAGACTTCTTACACACTTAAAATTTTTTGCAAATAGATTAGTAAAAAGAGAGGAACTCAATGATACTAATAATGATATTGTAGATATAATCAAGATAAAGTATGAAAAAGACTATAATTGTGCATATAAAATAAAGACACATGTAGAGAAAAACTATGAGTACTATGTAAGTCAAGATGAATTATTATATTTAACACTACATATTAAAAGAGTCATATCTGTGTTGAATTCATGA
- a CDS encoding helix-turn-helix domain-containing protein: protein MKITDNKIGYLNDNFKIFSIRDKKDIEFEYHNHDFNKIIIFIDGNVTYFVEGIPYKLKPWDILFISSNEIHKPVIDSNVFYERTAIWISPEFMKKNSDNTSDLEKCFKTATENKCNLLRLKIHDIESLKLFIEQINISESSNEFGNEILRNTLFIQLMIFLNRIFLKNENIESVEDVFYDETIKKILNYINLNIENKLSIDCIASEFFISKYYLMRRFKSHTGTSIHNYIIQKRLILAKSLITNGHLMSEVCSKCGFNDYSSFVRAFKKYYGVSPKNYLNNKSPLDSNLLDE, encoded by the coding sequence ATGAAAATTACAGACAATAAAATTGGATACTTAAATGATAATTTTAAAATATTTAGTATCCGAGATAAAAAAGACATAGAATTTGAATACCATAATCACGATTTTAATAAGATAATTATATTTATAGATGGAAATGTAACTTATTTTGTTGAAGGAATTCCATATAAACTAAAACCTTGGGACATACTTTTTATTAGTAGTAATGAAATTCACAAACCAGTTATAGATTCAAATGTATTTTATGAAAGAACTGCAATATGGATTAGCCCAGAATTTATGAAAAAAAACAGTGATAATACTAGTGATTTAGAAAAATGTTTTAAGACAGCCACAGAAAATAAATGTAATCTATTGCGTTTAAAGATACATGACATTGAATCACTCAAACTTTTTATTGAGCAAATAAATATTTCTGAATCTAGTAATGAATTTGGAAATGAAATACTGAGAAATACCTTGTTCATACAGCTTATGATATTTTTAAATAGAATTTTCTTAAAAAACGAGAACATAGAATCTGTAGAAGATGTATTTTACGATGAAACTATAAAAAAAATATTAAACTATATAAACTTAAATATAGAGAATAAACTTTCTATAGACTGCATTGCATCTGAATTTTTTATAAGCAAATATTATCTCATGAGAAGATTTAAATCTCATACTGGAACATCCATACACAATTATATAATTCAAAAAAGACTGATTTTAGCTAAATCATTAATAACCAATGGACATCTTATGAGTGAAGTTTGTAGTAAATGTGGATTTAATGATTATTCTAGCTTTGTAAGGGCATTTAAAAAGTATTATGGTGTATCTCCTAAAAACTATCTAAACAATAAAAGCCCTTTAGATAGTAATTTGTTAGATGAATAA
- a CDS encoding PTS transporter subunit EIIC, whose amino-acid sequence MKKIFGVLQKVGKSLMLPVALLPAAGILLGVSNALAGDALLAHFPALANPTFQLIISIMESSGQIIFNNLPLIFAVGVAVGLTEGEGVAALAAIVGFLILNTSMGVMAGVTEDMIDNSMYASIVGIPTIQTGVFGGIIIGIVAAYLYKKFYKIELPQYLGFFAGKRFVPIVTSLTAIVIGIILSFIWPPIQEGLLSFSKNVIEANQTLAAFMEGSLERLLIPFGLHHVFHNPFWYQFGEYVNKAGELVMGDQKIFFAQLKDGVNFTAGTFMTGAFPFMMFGLPAAALAMVHEAKPEKRKFVAGIMASAALTSFLTGITEPIEFAFLFVAPALFVVHCLFSGLSYAVMQLLGVKIGFTFSGGLIDFLLFGVLPNRTPWYLAILVGIGFAVLYYSVFRFMIRKFNLKTPGREDESESNVEISEISKDELASEILIALGNKENLKSLDACITRLRLVVNDIDKVDKEKLKSLGAAGVMVIGNNVQAIFGPKSDAIKSNIKDIIEGKVKIENTDIKNIDKKKMEKNNNTENTNIGNTLVEEEIYSLTNGEILGIEEVPDSVFSSKLMGDGFAIKSDDGLIYSPVDGTIGVVFPTKHAIIIKSKKTGVEILIHLGIETVNLEGNGFDVFVNVGDEVKSGDKLVNMDLEYIEKNGLSTISPVVFTNLEQNQKLNIKKGKVTAKESNRVSILKESIEKIG is encoded by the coding sequence ATGAAAAAAATATTTGGTGTTTTACAAAAAGTAGGAAAATCTTTAATGTTACCAGTTGCATTACTTCCAGCAGCAGGTATATTGCTTGGTGTAAGTAATGCTTTAGCAGGAGATGCGTTACTTGCTCATTTTCCAGCACTAGCAAATCCTACATTCCAACTCATAATAAGTATAATGGAAAGTTCAGGGCAAATCATATTCAATAACTTGCCACTTATATTTGCAGTTGGTGTAGCCGTGGGTCTAACCGAAGGCGAAGGTGTAGCAGCATTGGCAGCTATAGTAGGTTTTTTAATCCTTAATACGTCTATGGGTGTTATGGCAGGTGTCACGGAAGATATGATAGATAACTCTATGTATGCAAGTATTGTTGGAATACCAACAATTCAAACAGGTGTATTTGGTGGTATTATAATAGGCATAGTGGCTGCTTATCTTTATAAAAAATTTTATAAAATTGAACTACCTCAATATTTAGGTTTTTTTGCAGGTAAAAGATTTGTGCCTATTGTTACATCATTAACAGCAATAGTAATAGGAATTATATTATCATTTATTTGGCCACCAATACAAGAAGGATTACTTAGTTTTTCAAAAAATGTTATAGAAGCAAATCAAACATTAGCAGCATTTATGGAAGGGTCTTTAGAAAGGTTATTAATACCATTTGGTTTACATCATGTTTTCCATAATCCATTCTGGTATCAATTTGGAGAATATGTAAACAAAGCAGGTGAACTTGTAATGGGTGACCAAAAGATATTCTTTGCTCAACTTAAAGATGGAGTAAATTTCACAGCAGGTACTTTTATGACAGGTGCGTTTCCGTTTATGATGTTTGGTCTTCCAGCAGCAGCACTTGCTATGGTACATGAAGCAAAGCCAGAAAAGAGAAAATTTGTAGCAGGAATAATGGCATCAGCAGCACTTACATCTTTTTTAACAGGAATAACTGAACCAATAGAGTTTGCATTTTTATTTGTTGCACCAGCATTATTTGTAGTACATTGTTTATTTTCAGGTTTATCATATGCAGTAATGCAACTATTAGGAGTTAAAATCGGATTCACATTTTCAGGCGGATTAATAGATTTCTTACTATTTGGTGTACTTCCTAATAGAACTCCATGGTATCTAGCTATTTTAGTAGGTATTGGATTTGCAGTATTATATTATAGTGTGTTTAGATTTATGATAAGAAAGTTTAACCTAAAGACGCCAGGAAGAGAAGATGAATCAGAGTCTAATGTGGAGATTAGTGAGATTTCAAAAGATGAGTTAGCATCAGAAATACTAATAGCTTTAGGAAATAAAGAGAATTTAAAAAGTTTAGATGCTTGTATAACAAGACTTAGATTAGTTGTAAATGATATAGATAAAGTGGATAAAGAAAAGTTGAAATCACTTGGAGCAGCAGGTGTAATGGTTATTGGAAACAATGTCCAAGCTATATTTGGTCCAAAATCAGATGCAATAAAATCTAATATAAAAGATATAATAGAGGGAAAAGTAAAGATTGAAAATACTGATATTAAAAATATAGATAAAAAGAAAATGGAAAAAAATAATAACACAGAAAACACTAATATAGGTAATACTTTGGTGGAAGAAGAAATTTATTCATTGACAAATGGAGAAATCTTAGGTATAGAAGAAGTTCCAGACTCTGTATTTTCAAGTAAATTAATGGGCGATGGTTTTGCAATTAAATCTGATGATGGATTAATTTATTCACCAGTAGATGGAACTATTGGAGTTGTATTTCCAACTAAACATGCAATAATAATCAAATCTAAAAAAACTGGAGTAGAAATACTTATACATTTAGGTATAGAGACTGTAAACTTAGAAGGAAATGGGTTTGATGTATTTGTAAATGTAGGAGATGAAGTTAAATCGGGTGATAAACTGGTTAATATGGACTTAGAATATATTGAAAAAAATGGTTTATCAACAATAAGCCCAGTAGTATTTACTAATTTAGAACAAAATCAAAAACTAAACATTAAAAAGGGAAAAGTCACAGCAAAAGAAAGTAATCGTGTAAGTATATTAAAAGAGAGTATTGAAAAAATAGGATAG
- a CDS encoding sodium:proton antiporter codes for MSILVTLLGLLVCTIISTILSKKWSNIPLAIYQIVLGVLLSILPFKFSFSFSPDIFVICVIAPLLFSEGQNVSRRELLELRRPILLLAFGLVLTTVFAGGIFIHFLIPEMPLSVSFALAAVISPTDLVAVKSITQGLDFPKNMMNILEGESLLNDAAGVVAFKVAVLATVTGFFSIKEASIQFLITAFGGIIVGSILGYIIIKIRLNLHKWNLEEIPMVIVIQIMTPLFVYFVSEELGVSGILAVVMAGIAHGIEKEHLQNTTTKLRIISDNTWYVLEYVLNGFVFTLLGFLLPGIYQGIITNNEDIALNLTFIAILIVVILFIIRFIWVYLWHSSFIKIKKNPLNNFFTGFLGFKNEEFEKDDTSRWKYSLIVATCGVHGTFTLATALSIPFYLDNKDMFPMRDIVLFISSEVILISLLLATVLLPVLLKKNVQKSEDLLSDREAYKLILKEAILKLSNEKAQEVQPVIHDLNEQLVDLEKGILNIPDNKIINMMIAEADNQGLIAVHKLLNDGKISGRAFELYRFYITKSRKSVQKSIFKIVKLKISMWIIDRKVKTEVKEKITKIISENKELIKEFHHAYALSTKTAISFINKNINEDNRHESLIVIRFYNRYLNWLTRKIHNDEKFEAKVVYYRLMAIQSERDSIQQLVETKQISRDVAKELLENILYDEMMMIE; via the coding sequence ATGTCAATTTTAGTAACTTTATTAGGTTTGTTGGTCTGTACAATAATTTCAACTATACTTAGTAAAAAATGGAGCAATATTCCTCTTGCAATTTATCAAATTGTATTAGGTGTTTTATTGTCTATTTTACCATTTAAATTTTCCTTTTCGTTTAGTCCAGATATATTCGTAATATGTGTCATAGCTCCACTATTATTTAGTGAAGGTCAAAATGTATCAAGAAGAGAATTATTAGAACTTAGAAGACCAATTTTACTTCTTGCATTTGGACTGGTTTTAACAACAGTATTTGCAGGTGGGATTTTTATACATTTTCTTATTCCTGAAATGCCACTATCAGTTTCATTCGCTTTGGCAGCAGTAATATCTCCAACTGATTTAGTAGCAGTAAAATCAATTACACAAGGTTTAGATTTTCCTAAAAATATGATGAATATACTTGAAGGAGAATCGCTATTAAATGATGCTGCAGGGGTAGTGGCATTTAAAGTTGCAGTACTTGCTACCGTTACAGGCTTTTTTTCAATAAAAGAAGCAAGTATTCAATTTTTGATTACTGCATTTGGAGGAATAATAGTAGGAAGTATTTTAGGATATATAATCATAAAAATAAGACTTAATTTGCACAAGTGGAATTTAGAAGAAATACCAATGGTAATAGTAATACAGATAATGACTCCACTTTTTGTGTATTTTGTGTCAGAAGAGCTAGGAGTATCCGGAATTTTAGCAGTTGTAATGGCAGGTATAGCCCATGGAATCGAAAAAGAACATTTACAAAATACAACAACTAAATTGAGAATAATATCAGATAATACATGGTATGTTTTGGAGTATGTACTGAATGGGTTTGTCTTTACATTACTTGGTTTTTTGTTGCCAGGTATATATCAAGGAATTATCACTAACAACGAAGATATAGCATTAAATTTAACTTTTATTGCTATTTTAATTGTAGTTATATTATTTATTATAAGATTTATATGGGTGTATTTATGGCACAGTTCTTTTATAAAAATCAAGAAAAATCCTTTAAATAATTTCTTTACAGGTTTTTTAGGATTTAAGAATGAAGAATTTGAAAAAGATGATACTTCTAGATGGAAATATTCATTAATAGTTGCTACTTGTGGTGTTCATGGTACATTTACACTTGCAACTGCTCTATCTATACCATTTTACCTAGACAATAAAGATATGTTTCCAATGAGAGATATTGTTTTGTTTATATCATCAGAAGTCATACTTATAAGTTTATTACTCGCAACAGTTTTATTGCCAGTACTATTAAAAAAGAATGTACAAAAGTCAGAAGACTTATTGTCTGATAGAGAGGCATATAAATTAATTTTAAAAGAAGCTATTTTAAAACTTAGCAATGAAAAAGCGCAAGAGGTACAGCCAGTAATACATGATTTAAATGAGCAGCTAGTAGATTTAGAAAAGGGTATATTAAATATTCCAGATAACAAAATTATAAATATGATGATTGCAGAGGCAGATAATCAAGGCTTAATAGCTGTTCATAAATTATTGAATGATGGAAAAATTTCTGGTAGAGCATTTGAGTTATATAGATTTTATATTACAAAATCGAGAAAATCTGTCCAAAAATCAATATTTAAGATTGTAAAATTAAAAATAAGTATGTGGATTATAGATAGAAAGGTAAAAACAGAAGTAAAAGAAAAGATTACAAAAATAATATCTGAAAATAAGGAACTAATTAAAGAGTTTCACCATGCATATGCACTTTCTACAAAGACAGCTATATCATTTATAAATAAAAATATTAATGAAGATAATAGGCATGAATCATTAATAGTAATTAGATTTTATAATCGTTATCTAAATTGGCTAACTAGAAAAATTCATAATGATGAGAAATTTGAAGCAAAAGTAGTATACTATAGATTAATGGCAATACAAAGTGAAAGAGATAGTATTCAACAACTAGTTGAAACCAAACAAATATCAAGAGACGTAGCTAAAGAACTATTGGAAAATATTCTCTATGATGAAATGATGATGATAGAATGA